In Candidatus Acidiferrales bacterium, a single genomic region encodes these proteins:
- a CDS encoding (2Fe-2S) ferredoxin domain-containing protein yields MRYIRHIFICTNRRNDDDPKGSCAQKGSEEIRGLFKKELHDRGLKTKVRANKAGCLDVCEYGPNVVIYPEGVWYCHVKREDVAEIIERHIIGGEVVERLLLPDPRYKPERMKYDPIDGRFSRSDEK; encoded by the coding sequence ATGAGATACATTCGCCACATTTTTATTTGTACCAATAGAAGAAATGACGATGATCCCAAAGGTTCCTGCGCGCAAAAGGGAAGCGAGGAAATCCGCGGGTTGTTCAAGAAGGAATTGCATGACCGCGGCTTGAAAACAAAAGTCAGGGCAAACAAAGCCGGCTGCCTTGACGTTTGCGAATATGGACCGAACGTCGTGATTTACCCGGAAGGAGTGTGGTACTGTCACGTAAAGAGAGAAGACGTCGCCGAAATCATAGAACGCCACATCATCGGCGGTGAAGTTGTCGAACGGCTCCTTCTGCCCGATCCACGGTACAAACCTGAGAGGATGAAATACGATCCTATAGACGGGCGATTTTCCCGGTCGGATGAGAAGTAA
- a CDS encoding 2Fe-2S iron-sulfur cluster-binding protein — translation MPKVLFVPLNKVVELKTGETLFKAARVNGIPIGSSCRGDCVCGWCKVEVVDGMQNLSSPEECEKKLMRSGNYGKTERVACRARVYGDVRITTGYW, via the coding sequence ATGCCAAAGGTACTATTCGTTCCTCTGAATAAAGTGGTTGAATTAAAAACCGGGGAGACCCTTTTTAAAGCGGCGCGCGTAAATGGAATTCCAATTGGAAGCTCCTGCCGTGGAGACTGCGTATGCGGCTGGTGTAAAGTCGAGGTTGTCGACGGGATGCAAAATCTTTCGTCGCCTGAAGAATGCGAGAAGAAACTCATGAGGTCGGGCAATTACGGGAAAACGGAAAGAGTTGCCTGCCGGGCAAGAGTCTATGGAGACGTGCGTATTACCACGGGATATTGGTAA
- the polX gene encoding DNA polymerase/3'-5' exonuclease PolX, producing MDKKEIIHALEEISLLLELKGEDKFKAVAYSRAARSLSQTTSDVVGLIQKGEARKIPGIGETLSKKLSEFVETGRISYLEELKSSFPPGLTELFEIQGLGPNKVRALYEELDIKSLSELEYACHENRLVTLKGFGKKTQDKILAEIEKVKANSEYHLLNVIHATANEISAALEKLSGVEKYEFTGSYRRRREIIRDIDCVIKFKSGERDKLFASLQKLKGVKEVKDVQNDFVSVIWENGIQVEFIITNKAENPFAILHSTGSKEFYQSLREYASSRGYTLLSNELKKGKEKLQFESEEDIFSELGLQFIPPELREDGDAVRAASKGEIPKLIELEDIIGVFHVHTNWSDGADSIEDMVKAARKLGLKYLGLSDHSKVAIYANGLDEKRLKEQSDAVDKINAVQKDFFVFKGSEVDILSDGKLDFGDGVLKKLDFSVGSVHSRLGMKKDEATKRLVSAMKNPYLTILGHMTGRLLLGRNGYEVDVDDIIKTASRNKKVIEINANPHRLDIDWRNIKKAKEAGVKFSINPDAHSKAGLADFIYGVYIARKGWLTRDDLLNTMDVDRVKKFLKNAKG from the coding sequence GTGGATAAGAAGGAAATCATTCATGCCCTCGAAGAAATCTCTTTGCTCCTTGAATTGAAAGGCGAAGATAAATTCAAAGCCGTCGCGTATTCTAGAGCTGCGCGATCTTTATCTCAAACTACCTCCGATGTCGTAGGGCTCATTCAGAAGGGCGAGGCTAGAAAAATACCGGGAATTGGCGAAACATTGTCAAAAAAATTATCCGAATTCGTCGAAACAGGAAGGATTTCTTACCTTGAAGAACTGAAAAGCTCATTTCCACCGGGACTTACGGAACTGTTCGAAATCCAGGGACTCGGCCCGAACAAAGTTCGAGCCTTATATGAAGAGCTTGACATAAAATCCCTTTCCGAGCTTGAATACGCCTGCCACGAAAACCGTCTTGTTACCTTAAAAGGTTTCGGCAAGAAAACTCAGGACAAGATTCTCGCCGAGATTGAAAAGGTGAAAGCGAATAGCGAATACCACCTCCTGAACGTTATCCATGCGACTGCCAATGAAATATCTGCGGCGCTTGAAAAGTTGTCGGGAGTTGAGAAGTATGAATTCACCGGCAGCTACCGGCGGAGGAGAGAGATAATTCGTGACATCGATTGCGTCATAAAATTTAAGTCGGGTGAGCGGGATAAACTTTTTGCATCCTTGCAGAAGCTGAAGGGTGTGAAGGAAGTCAAAGATGTTCAGAATGATTTTGTCTCAGTCATCTGGGAAAATGGAATACAGGTTGAGTTCATTATCACGAACAAAGCCGAGAATCCGTTTGCAATTTTGCATTCGACAGGAAGCAAGGAGTTTTATCAGAGCCTGAGGGAATACGCCTCTTCCCGCGGATACACATTGTTATCGAACGAGTTAAAGAAGGGGAAAGAAAAATTACAGTTCGAGTCCGAAGAGGATATTTTCAGCGAGCTGGGACTCCAGTTTATTCCTCCTGAGCTGCGCGAGGACGGAGATGCGGTAAGGGCCGCTTCGAAAGGTGAAATACCGAAGCTCATTGAACTCGAGGACATAATCGGGGTGTTCCATGTTCACACCAACTGGAGCGACGGCGCCGACTCGATTGAAGACATGGTGAAAGCCGCGCGTAAACTTGGACTGAAATATCTGGGACTCAGCGATCACAGCAAAGTCGCAATCTACGCAAACGGTTTGGACGAAAAGAGGCTGAAGGAACAATCCGACGCGGTGGACAAGATCAACGCAGTACAGAAAGATTTTTTTGTGTTCAAAGGAAGCGAAGTAGATATATTGTCGGATGGCAAGCTTGATTTTGGTGACGGCGTTTTGAAGAAGCTTGACTTCTCAGTCGGCTCCGTTCACAGCAGACTGGGCATGAAAAAGGATGAGGCGACAAAAAGACTTGTCAGCGCCATGAAAAATCCGTACCTGACGATTCTTGGCCACATGACCGGCAGACTGCTCCTCGGCAGAAATGGCTACGAAGTCGACGTCGATGACATAATCAAGACGGCATCTCGGAACAAAAAAGTCATAGAAATTAATGCTAACCCTCATCGTCTCGATATCGACTGGCGTAACATAAAGAAGGCTAAAGAAGCCGGTGTGAAATTCTCGATCAATCCTGATGCTCACTCCAAAGCCGGGCTGGCGGATTTCATATACGGAGTTTACATCGCAAGAAAGGGCTGGCTCACGAGGGATGACCTTTTGAACACGATGGACGTGGATCGTGTGAAAAAATTCTTGAAGAATGCCAAAGGGTAA